The following are from one region of the Planctomycetota bacterium genome:
- a CDS encoding M1 family aminopeptidase — protein sequence MKHLLLIALLVFCVAAGRQYAPDPQVDYTHLALEIDMRPSEKAFDAVETLSFKTLGVPLASLELDAVGMTVGSVEGEHVASFRHDGERLLVRFEEPLEPRTEHEIVIEYAVVDPADGMKFALPDEAYPDRPLHVHTQGQPESNRHWVICHDYPNDFLTTEMKVTVPDGLKVLANGEQLAAGENGVWHYRMQKPHVTYLMSLVVGEFDVVRDDDWRGRRIEYWVPPGRADDADRTFGRTEHMLDWMSDKLGIYPWEAYSQSVVYLFESGGMENTTVTTMFQECIVDERAAIGSTLDGLVAHELAHQWFGDQTTCRTWGHLWLNEGFATFLDHAWHEAYHGPDEYAYEVFVNMRRNGERDDGDAEYGLVWPEYDKPIDTFRRRVCNPYGKGAAVIHMLREFTGDDDAFWEALKLFQTRHAHTDVETDELRHCFEEVTGRSYDRFFQQWIYEPGTPKLHVTYAWDDAAGAVKLTFHQTQSGAADEPFIHDYPVTCVMPDGQSQTFNVTLDAERNDATLATGKEPALVALDPEASMIQLLSFDQPLAMTLRQATEGPTAFARLRAIERLATSGSDEAVDTLLEVATDNERHWSFQAEAARSLGRMDDRGAMQGLLLALADGISHPRARLEAVEQLGNYRDALASKMLVAIGSADASIYVEAAALAGLGKQAATDEIVALLLDKTNDDGHGLRVRSAAVGGLANLGLAAGIEPAKALADYGTSFRARTNGFTALATLYPTLDDDQKAAVRLFLEGLVNDPQERHARNAVRALGDTLDEAALPRLRRVAESAERESVVAAAKASIAQIESGNGEPRLLRSLQERLDRLEESFESEMRVEVP from the coding sequence ATGAAGCACCTGCTGCTGATTGCGTTGCTCGTGTTCTGTGTCGCCGCCGGTCGGCAGTATGCGCCGGATCCGCAGGTGGATTACACGCATCTGGCGCTCGAGATCGACATGCGGCCGAGCGAGAAGGCGTTCGACGCAGTGGAGACGCTCAGCTTCAAGACGCTCGGCGTCCCGCTCGCGTCACTGGAGCTTGATGCCGTCGGTATGACGGTCGGCAGCGTCGAAGGCGAGCACGTCGCGTCGTTCCGGCACGACGGCGAGCGGTTGCTGGTGCGATTCGAAGAGCCGCTCGAGCCGCGGACGGAGCACGAGATCGTCATCGAGTACGCCGTGGTCGATCCGGCCGACGGGATGAAGTTCGCGCTGCCGGACGAGGCCTACCCGGATCGCCCGTTGCACGTGCACACGCAGGGCCAGCCCGAGAGCAACCGGCACTGGGTCATCTGCCACGACTATCCGAATGACTTTCTGACGACCGAGATGAAGGTCACCGTCCCCGACGGCCTGAAGGTGCTGGCCAACGGCGAACAGCTGGCGGCCGGCGAAAACGGCGTCTGGCACTACCGCATGCAGAAGCCGCACGTGACGTACCTCATGTCACTGGTCGTGGGCGAGTTCGACGTGGTGCGGGACGACGACTGGCGTGGCCGGCGCATCGAGTACTGGGTCCCGCCGGGACGGGCAGACGACGCGGATCGGACGTTTGGCCGGACGGAGCACATGCTCGACTGGATGAGCGACAAGCTGGGCATCTATCCGTGGGAGGCGTACAGCCAGAGCGTCGTCTACCTCTTCGAGAGCGGCGGCATGGAGAACACGACCGTCACGACGATGTTCCAGGAATGCATCGTCGACGAACGCGCCGCCATCGGCTCGACACTCGACGGCCTGGTCGCGCACGAGCTTGCACACCAGTGGTTCGGCGACCAGACGACCTGCCGGACGTGGGGCCACCTCTGGTTGAACGAGGGCTTTGCCACGTTCCTCGATCACGCGTGGCACGAGGCGTATCACGGGCCGGACGAATACGCGTACGAGGTCTTCGTCAACATGCGCCGCAACGGCGAACGCGATGACGGCGACGCCGAGTACGGCCTTGTCTGGCCGGAGTACGACAAGCCGATCGACACCTTTCGCCGCCGCGTCTGCAACCCGTACGGCAAAGGGGCGGCCGTCATTCACATGCTCCGCGAGTTCACCGGCGACGACGACGCCTTCTGGGAAGCGCTCAAGCTCTTCCAAACGCGACACGCCCACACCGACGTCGAGACGGACGAGCTGCGGCACTGCTTCGAAGAGGTCACCGGCCGGAGCTACGACCGCTTCTTCCAGCAGTGGATCTACGAGCCCGGCACGCCGAAGCTGCACGTGACCTACGCGTGGGACGACGCGGCCGGTGCGGTGAAGCTGACATTCCACCAGACCCAGAGCGGTGCGGCAGACGAGCCCTTCATCCACGACTATCCGGTCACCTGCGTCATGCCGGATGGCCAGTCACAGACCTTCAACGTGACCCTTGACGCCGAGCGCAACGACGCGACACTTGCCACGGGCAAGGAGCCGGCACTCGTCGCGCTCGACCCGGAAGCGTCGATGATCCAGCTGCTGAGTTTTGATCAGCCGCTGGCGATGACGTTGCGTCAGGCGACCGAAGGGCCGACGGCGTTCGCGCGTCTGCGGGCGATCGAACGGCTTGCCACGTCCGGCAGCGACGAAGCCGTCGACACGCTGCTGGAGGTCGCGACCGACAACGAGCGGCACTGGAGCTTCCAAGCCGAGGCCGCACGATCGCTCGGGCGCATGGACGATCGCGGTGCGATGCAGGGTTTGCTGCTCGCCTTGGCCGACGGGATCAGCCACCCGCGTGCTCGGTTGGAAGCGGTCGAACAGCTGGGCAACTACCGCGATGCGCTGGCGAGCAAGATGTTGGTTGCGATCGGATCGGCCGACGCGTCGATCTACGTCGAGGCCGCAGCCCTGGCCGGGCTTGGCAAGCAAGCGGCGACCGACGAGATCGTCGCGTTGCTGCTCGACAAGACCAACGACGACGGCCACGGCCTTCGCGTCCGCAGCGCAGCCGTCGGTGGGCTGGCCAACCTCGGACTCGCCGCAGGCATCGAGCCAGCCAAGGCACTGGCCGACTACGGCACGAGCTTTCGCGCCCGCACGAACGGCTTCACCGCGCTGGCGACGCTCTATCCGACGCTCGATGACGATCAAAAGGCGGCCGTTCGCCTCTTCCTCGAAGGCCTGGTGAACGACCCGCAGGAACGCCACGCCCGCAACGCCGTCCGCGCGCTGGGCGACACGCTGGACGAGGCCGCACTGCCAAGGCTTCGCCGCGTCGCCGAGTCGGCCGAGCGCGAGTCCGTCGTCGCCGCTGCCAAGGCCTCGATCGCCCAGATCGAATCCGGCAACGGCGAGCCGCGACTTCTGCGAAGCCTGCAAGAGCGGCTCGATCGCCTCGAAGAGAGCTTCGAGTCAGAAATGCGTGTGGAAGTGCCGTGA